From the genome of Diorhabda carinulata isolate Delta chromosome 2, icDioCari1.1, whole genome shotgun sequence:
CTCGTTTATCACTGAAGATAAACGGTAGGTTACTTTTCGACCTAAATATTGGAAAAGAAGAAGTAAAAAGAAGAGCAAAACGATATTGTAAGttatagattttaattaatggataaccgaaaaaaaaactatgaaataaataaaacaaatattgatatatttgtttaatattacTATATATAATTAGATTTTTCGTTCTCTCTAATATAAACCAGGTCAATTATCTACATATgacatattaaaatataaaaaagaagaatacgACAACCATAGATGAATTAATTGTAACGAGTAAACCATAGAATTAACAACtacattataaatttgtttacatttagtacgatattattataataaaaaagaagattataTTTATAGTGTGAACCCTCAGAAATTAATGTAATGTACTGCACTGTTTGACGTAATAACATGTTCGATGTCAAATTGAAGATGTACTTATGTGTTTTAAATTCGTACAGTTTGAGGGTAAACGTGACTGTAAGAAAGACATAAAATTCGAGACATGAAATATCATGTGtgtacttatttaatttttaataataacactactgacaaaaaaaaatatgtgaatgtTGTGTCGATCACGAAATTAGTTTTAACGTAATGTCAAAAATACGGATTTTGAAATCTTCGCATGTGAATACCTACTTCTGAAATAGACAGTAGTGTATATTTCTTGAGAAACAATCGGTGCGTGTTTGAATGTGTGCATAATATTTAGAGACAAAAAACGcagtttttagttatttaattCCAAGTCGTATATTGTTGCTTTAATTTAGCTCAGAGGTATATCCTCGAAAATAACTATATAAGATAGTGAATACTTGTgaatttttacttgaaattgTCCAATAAGAAATAATAAGCTGTGAGAAAAGAATTTGGgttgaaattttgtgttatgaaaagtattttaaaaagcATATGTATGATCTTGGAGGCATCGTTTCGAGCAAACGTGAAACGttaaaattaaagagaaaagaaaaacaaaaaaagtattaacgccataaataaaatgatataagtaattttctataattttcgaacgtaatattagagtttaatTAGTAATAAGAAGGTGGGAGCATCTCTTAAATGTCCATCGAAGGTTAAAAAATGAGTTGAAGTGTCGATCTAACGATTCGAAGAGGCGGTTTCTTTTCATCATCTCCACAGGGCGTCCGACAACCCGGGGGGTACTTATTAAAAATAGTGTCGTGGAACAACatcgagttattttttttttatttggatatgCGTAACGGAAAttgaaatcattaattttaagAGAGATCATTAGAAATGAGAAATTTACAATTATACGAGGCAACTCGAGGCGTAATTGCATTACATTGAAATTAGACGGTCGTCGcttcttcttttatatcttATATGTGGCGTCATATGCCGTTGATAAAttacaagtttttatttcaCATACAAACCAAACAAACTTCGCAACAAgtacattttttgaattatatttgagTTTAATTGTTCTCGTATTAcgttttttatacaaattaaaagaattttaactcgtaattttcctaaattgaagtTATGCTATTTGTCGTCATACGTAAATTTAGCCAGAATCAAAATGTTTGGTTATAGTGACAATGTAACGTTTTCTACAATGTTAATAAGtggtagaaaataataaaatgaaaaaataatgtgaattaATATgaactttagatataatttacaaaaatttaacgttatcttcaaatatttttatcaagtaaagttttttcaatcatttactGAGGTGATGTTTATGACAGCTTCATAAAcatagataaattaaaaaatatgagtgTATCCAGTTAAAACTTGCAAAAACATTTTACTACTTTATAAATCCTATGGTGGCGATAATTAATTGTAGAAATATGCTATTTAGAGCTTAACAAGCATGAATGTCTTTAAAGGCGAAGCCCCGGTGgtgttagtttaggttaggttaaatttttttgacttcaagtatcgatattttggaaaagaagcgaggtatcaaaaaattttatccttcgttttcgatttattttgtttctaataactttttcGTAATATGTATCTGCTTCGACTATTTGAAGTTGTTGGCTTgctttaaaactgaaaaattgcTTTTcggctgttttttttttgtatttgccatagtttttaaatcaaataaaccAAATTTAATTGAACGAAATAACCTGGAAACTTCAGgaattataaatatcattaaaagCACAATTTAATTGCattatgaaaacaaatttgaaaaataatatatgttaCGCCTCTGTTTAAACACAATGACTGTTGACATAAGGTGAAAATAGTGTAAGTATATTTCTATGATAGAGCTAACGAGGAGAAacgtattttatataaaaaaagaaatagtaaATCGCGTGTtgttagataaaaaagaagtttaaTAACGTGAATACAGCTACataatagtagttcaaatgccATTTAGGGTTAGGgttcttgaaaaaaagtttgtaattgaATAAAACGCAAGGGAATTCACAAGATGTTTGAGATTGGAATGATTATGAGTCTGAAATTATCGTTCATTATTATAAGTGAGTTAAATTTCAACAAAACGTTATGTTTCATAAggtaaattcataaatatttcgTATCAAGTGCTACTAACattttagttaataaatttgtaattatatgtagtcaaatttttattggcgtcatttatgttaataataatgattcgtttattaataaaattgatttcagaaggtgattttgttattaaattattagaattagTCGAATCTAAACTTTTATTAACGATATTGTTATagttactaatatttttattaataataaattaaattggaggaaaatatatgaaagggttattttttttattaaatttataattattaagtCAAATTTTGCTGACATTATAgtgtatatttattaatatgtagAAGAATAGTTCTACTTtcaattttagataattttgtgacttttttttctattttcttttcagTACATTTCTGATTATCCTTTTTTGATCCTTATTtatgagttttttcatttaaaacttcatttttgtgTTAGGAAAGTGTAAAAAGGTCCAGTAATCAAACGAGTAgtgttgatttttgaaattacattttattttcaataaaattaaatctatgATTATTACAACTTAATCAAAATGTAGtaaatcatataatttcaaGCGAAAATCATCTCATCCCTCCGTCTCTTAGGTTGATTAGGCTTCAATTGACACTCCGGATGATTCATCAATTCTGGTGGACAAGTAGACACCGGAGAAGATAATAACATTTGCTTGAGATCGTAAAATAACGCCGAATCTTCGTTAGTGCAAAAACTAACAGCAATACCAGTTTTACCAGCACGACCAGTCCTACCGATACGATGAgtataatctaaaaaaaaaattatatataaaaaaatataagactCGTATCAAAATTTCACCTTCAATAGTCTTCGCCATATCGTAATTAATAACCATGGAGACGTCTTTGATGTCGATACCTCTTCCCGCGACGTCCGTAGCCACCAGGATGTCCTTCGAACCCGATTTTAGACTCGCCAAAGCGTATTCTCTTTGTTCTTGACCTTTACCACCGTGTAAAGTACAAGCgttgtaattcaatttttcgaGTCCTTTGGCCAAAACATCGGCTCCTTTCTTTTGATTAACGAAAATGATAATGGGAGGTTCGATACCTAGGGGAAAAAATGTGattaacaaatttcacattttatataGTGAATCGGACCAACCTCTGGAGAGATACTCCATCAATTTCTTCCTCTTATCGTTTTCTCCCATAATATGTACGATTTGTTCGACTCTCTCTACAGGTTTACCTATTGAACCGATATAAACTACTGCGGGTCGTCGTAGATAAGTTCTGGCTAACCTTTCGACAGCCGGAGGCATAGTAGCCGTAAACATGACAGTCtgtctatattttttcttactGTTATAATTTGCCAACAGTACTCTAttaaaaaaacacacaaaaattacattaaaagaCGTTAATACGACGATTTAATgaggataaaaaaaatgttacgcCACTGGTTCGAAACAATGACATTTGTAATGCACTATTGACATTAGATCATAGAATGTATTTCGATGTATTTCTAGGTTATGTTCGTCTTTTGGTCTCCTAATAACGTTTTACTTAATAAAGTTTTcattagataaatataaaataaagatttttattagattataaagtataaaaatggAAAGATATAACTGTTTTTaatcagaaataaaatattaattggtttaaagtatatatttgtttattaatgatcaaaaataaacagaagtttagcatttgaaaataactttaaaaCAACAGTATAgaaacaaatttggaaaatatatgtTACGCCCCTGGTTAAACACAATGTTGAGATGAAGTAAATTAGTATATTTCTATGATAAAGCTAACAAGGAGaaacgttttttattaaaaaagaagaaatggtGAATCGTGtattgtcaaataaaaaaacatgtttatataTAATGTGAATACAGCAACAAAATAAGAGATGATAGAAATAGTAGTTTAAATGACATTTAAGGtgaagtttgttaaaaaaaaagttgttttattattaCACCTCGATTTAATACAATGACTGTTGACATAAGGTGAAAATAGTGTTATTAGTATATATCTATGGTGGAGCTAACAATGAGacacgttttttattaaaaaagaagaaatagtaAAGCGCGcattgtcaaataaaaaaaaaagaagtttcgTAACGTGAATACATCTACATACTGAAAGAAATGACAGCTATAGGAATAGtaaatagtagttcaaatgagtCTTAAGATTAAATTTGTtaacaaaagttatttttgcACCTTTTTTGATTTAAAGTAATATTCATAACGACAGttaaaaatgtaattgaattattgtagaattaataaaatagtatagaaatatattcaaattagattattgcaattaaaatataattattattgaaacaaaataatgtttacaTCATGAATACAAAACGTGTAATTTATATAACTGAAATTGAACTGTTTCACTTCAGTTATCATCTTTAGTGACTGAAagtgaactttttttattcagtttaccTTCACTCTCTGAAGATGACAACTTAGTTATCGAACtgcgcgtcatacagtgtaactgtgagtgttggtgtagtgttagtgtaaacagtgtgttcaatacgAATATCACAATAAATCCAAAAATTCCATCTTATTAGGCAACttaactatttaaaatatgatactATTTGAGACTGAATGAAAATATAAGATATATATGTTGAAGGCACTCACCTGCTGTCTTCAGCTTCCTCTGAATCGGGCTTTAAATTAGTCACAGGCATATATTCGAGGATCTTTTGTACGTCAGGTTCAAAACCCAAATCGATCATTCTGTCGGCTTCATCGAGTACAATATAAGTACAttgatttaaaactaaataGCGGTTTTCTAAAACATCAATCAAACGACCGGGCGTTGCTATAACAATCTCACAACCTAAACGTaacctataaataaaattagaaatacaaaaatggtttttttacatatattttgggAAATATTTACCTAAAACCTTGTTCTTCTCTACTAAGACCACCTACAACTACGACTGTTCTAATACCTAAAGGTTGTCCGAATTTAACAGTTTCTTCTTCTATCTGTTGTGCCAATTCTCTTGTAGGTGCTAAGATGATAGCATAAGGTCCTTGATCGGCGTCTTCATTTCTTTCCAATTTTGGTAAACTTTGTATCCAAGATAAAAGTGGTATCAAAAATGCTAATGTTTTACCGGATCCTGTTTCTGCTACACCTATTATGTCCCTATTTTGCATACCAATTGGAATTGCTTGTCTTTGAATTGGCGTCGGGTCTTTATAAccgattttttctattatttctagtAATTCTTTCTGTATACCAGATTCACTCCAATTCCTGATAGGTTCCGGGATTTTCCCACCTAAAAATTGATCAATTCCACTTTTTGTAccacaaattaataaatatacctTTAATAGTAATGTTGTAATCCTCCCTAAATATTCTCCAGTCTCTCTCAGTCATCTCTGTTATCTCCTTATCTGTCCAATGTCTGTCATCCCAAAGTtgtttttcttctcttcttttcACTTTCTTCAGTCTAACTTTTTCTTGCGCTTTTTCTGCTTCTGTTCTCCTTTTTTCTAGTAGCTCTccataaaatttactttgatctCGTTTCTGTGCTTTTATATCAATACCAGCCAAGTTCCCTCTACCAAAAAATTGTacctcaaaaaatataataaattagataactatatataattaaaacatttttattacatactTGATGTCTTTCTTTATATAAAGAATTATAATCAACACTAGTATCCTCACCGGCATCCcaatcaaatacaaattttctatCATTAAGTCTTCTTACacgtcttttctttttaatcaatCCTAAATATCTCTCCCTAATAGCATCttgttctttttctttatctttatccTTTTGTTTCTCCTCTTCCCTGTCTCTATCTCTAGTTCTACGATAGTCTCTATCATCGCGTTTCATTTCTGCTTCCCTACTAGCCTGTAATGCTTCAATGATTTTCCTTTCTTCGTCTCTCTGTTTTTTTAATCTGTCTGCTTCTTCTTGTCGCCTTTTCAAAGCTTCCGCCATCCTTTGTTCTTTTGTTAGAAATACCGGTTTACTTTTAGCAGCTTCTTCcgctttcttcttagccaaaagTTCTTCCAGTGATAGGGGTTCCTTTTTAACTGGTTCTTGTTTAACATCTAccttattttcaactttttcttgttcTTCAGTATCATCCTTTTTAACATCTTTATgtctcttttctttttcttcgtgCTTATCTTTATCTCCCCTATGCTTTTCtttatcagatttattattAATGCTACCGCTACTTCCCACATAATCTCTTTCCTTTGACCTAGACCTGTGTCTTTTGTACCTATCCGACTCACGAGTTCTATCTCTTTCAGTGCGATCTTTACTTCTCGAACGTGATCTTTTACGTTTATCACGTTCCTTTTCTTTTTCTCGGCTACGAGATCGACGTTTTTTGTCACTCCCCATCTTTAGCAAATTCACTGTTTTCAGCTACTCGTATTATACGTTTGAAAACGTCAACTTaacctaatttttattttcttttcttcttcttctttttccaaaaaacttaGACAGATTCTAAGTGGGTGCTGAGGCTTTATTACCAACAGAaaaattttgagtaaataaaatgtaattgaataggatttattattattttaggaaatttaGTTTTTAACCACCTAGTGAAACGTGATATCaactattattcaaattatttcaagtatTCGCAAGAGCCAAAATTGGGAGTTTAGTAGATAAAATGTACTtcaatataaaaagaagaagaaattgtcttttgaattttttttttcaaaatttgtatatttaaaagaaaatgagtGGGAAAAGCGATATACAAAATGATAAAAGTAAATCAAGTGAAGCGTTAGATGAGAATCTTTCTGGTATCGATAGGAAGGATATATACAAATTAGATAGAAAATTTGTTAGGATTGAATATCCTGGAatagtaaaaaatgtttctaaagcTATAGAAACCTTAGGAGGAATAGGTAACATTGAAATGGTATTAATGCTTACAATTATTATATCGCAATACTAATTATGTTTTTCTTAGGTCATTTCTGacccaagaaaaaaattagaattaagatttcatccagataataaatacaacaaacCATGTAGCGCTGATAGAGATAATACCTCAGGTTTACTTGttaaattcaagaaaaaagGAGAAGAATATGATTATGAAATTCTAGGATATGTATAtgagaattttaaatttaacagtatgtttttatttaaaaaaatttcccaatatttgaatattatttcaaatattttttagaggCAGTTGATTTTCAGTTTCTTCCAATTGTGCAGGATGAAGAATCCGAAACGGCGgaatatatatatgataaaatgtttccgaaaaaattaccaaatttggattttttagtGTAAGTTTATGATTGTATTTTAATCCGCAAAGTTACAATAAGTTTTTAGGTCTACAGAATCTGCGTCCCAACCATCATTTCTTCTTCCATCTACATTTTCTCGTTATGAAACAACGCGTCAAACATTATATTTAAACGCCGGTGAAAAATTCAGTTTGGAGACTAATTATAGACCAAGTTTACTCAAGATATTCgagaaaaaacgaaaagaaaaaaatccctACAAACAATTATCGCATATAGTTAATATAATGGATCCAAACTTGGAAATACCAAAAGAACCAAAGGAATTGGTATATAAGATTGTAAAAGAGAAATGTTTAGAAGATGATTACTTAAATGTAaaaaaggtattaaaaaatataaaaaattatatgaatcaCATTGGATTTATTTATTAGCTATTCGATGAGAGACCAATTTGGACAAAACCTGCAATACAACATTTAACAGGAATCAATGCTGATAGTGCAAAGGTGCTTCTACCAGCACATGCATATTATTGGAGTACTGGACCTTTTAGAACGACTTGGACTAAATTCGGACATGATCCGAGAACTAATTATGCTTATAGGATATACCAAACTTTAGATTTTAGGATTAGAGAAAGTGGTATaccatttatatttattaactgTCTTaaatcatcaattaaattaataatctaatcgtttttgtaattaaaaacgtttttaattttcagaagGGTCgcaaattataataagaagtagaaaaaaacaaaattcaaggAATAAATTAGGggaaaatcattatattttaagCAAAGATTATATACCACCTGGAAGACAGATGTTTTATCAGGTAAGTAGtagtaaaattgaaataggACAGCTATTTATTGTTTAAGGTgtcatcttttttattatttaattttctaaaatcgTCAGGGGTTCAAAAATAATCAGAATTTATGTAAatgatcattttaattttatttagatcaATAAATAGCTATTTATAGTATTAGATACAGTATTTACTATCACTACATCAAGATTAACAATTTACTAGTTAATTTCAGCTAATTCAAATGTGTGTATGAGTTGTACAAATTTGCTGTTTAGTCAATaaatctttaattaatataattctttttataGGTCctgatacatttttatttttctagcaACATTTCTTCATCTATATTCTAATATATTCATGGTTTTAAGTTTTtcagaaacatttttcttttttgttaatagCTTCCGATTTGTATCGAAGGTTCATTGTATCTTTAGGAAAAGTCTTGTAAGTGGTCCATGGATAAAAATGggatttttcgaagaaaaaaaactattcaaatattATGTAGAAAAACCCAGAAATTCAACTTTCTGTTTAGTCTGTACCtatttatacagaaaaaaaactctaaattgtattatttttcagtattgTGACATTAAACTACCAGAAATTCAAGAAATGTTACAAAGATTACCTAAAATACCCGGTAATAAAAAATTCGACTCGAAAAACGGTTGGTTACCAGTTAATTTTTCTGACCAATGCCGCGAAATAGCCAACAGGTGAATGAAAACCAACAACCACGtttacaattattcaaatattattttttagatacatGTTGGAGAGAGTGCATCAGGAATTATTAGCCGGTAGTTCTTCAGCGCAGTCCAATCCAGAAAAAGATACACAAGAAGAAGATGAcgaagaaaatttgttgaattattcCGGTAGAATGTTGAATATGATGAAAGGACAAGTGGATATGTCACAAGAAGTCGTTGTACTATCAGATGGTaattagagaaaataatatgatattCGATGgagtaattttgatttttagaagAAGATAATGAACAGATCGATGATATTAGTCCGCAATTAGAAGATGACGAAGTACCAAGTGATAATTCCGAGATGGAATTAGATATGGAAGCACTCGaagaaattaatcaattaatatcGAACACAGAATAAAGGTAATTGTTatagtgaataaataatatttttatcttaatttttttcaaaatttttctctgtttaatgcataattttttaaaatctgttGATGTGATAAAGtaataaaacgaaatattgaaaaaaacttttattatttaataatctattataaaacatttcacTACAagtacagaaaaaaaattattaactttatCCAAGCctagtacaaaaattttttaaacaaaacattttcattgaCAAGATGAACCAAATCGAGCTGGAAACTTCATTAATAGGAAGATTATCGAAGAAAATTcacttttaaatgttttttttataatatacacacttttgtttcaaaagctACTTTTGCGAATACTAGAGTTGcctaaatgaaaatatgttttaaaggTTTGTCCAGAAAGTAACAGACGTTTCAATATGGTAATAACCTACCATTTAGTGTAGTGAAAGAGACCCATTATTGAATTTCCCCCCTTTTCTAACTATAAATACAATCAATggtaaaagaatttttataatacaaagtCTGTcagatggaaattttttttattaatacttcaAGTATATAAATAACACAATCCATTACTTTCTGTACAGTCTTCGTATAAGTGGAatgtttatattcatttaaaccaataatattgaagattctacaatttatttacattttgtgATACAATATcctgaaaataaatttacttcactatttgttttttttttacgattaaaAGCAGAAGCAACCCTGTAATTTGTAACCCTTACCTTTTCAAACATATgcaaactttattaaaaatggatATTATAAAACATGAAAGTATAAATGATTTACATTTGAGGTAAATGTTCGATAGGTGTAGCAAATTTGAAATCTTGCGGGAAAAGACCTGCCGCATGGGGGTACATCAATTTGTACGATTGTCTTATTGTAACGTCCGCTACACCCGCTATATCTCCTATTTCTTTTTGACTCCTCTTGTCTTCCGAAGCCTACAAATCAATTATCAAAACAGATTGTTAATAGTGAAACTAACTACCTAAAAGAAACTGTCAgttaatttgatcaaattgGAAATTTCAATCTTCAAAATTGGTACAATAGAATCTATTTTGTCCCCCTTTCTTCAGTTCAGATTAGATTcagaaaatttttcgattttctagagccaaaaataccattttttctcaaaacaaaCTTCACATCAGATATCTACAtgttttttatgacaaaatcaACATATAatgaaagatttgaaaaaaaatcataaaaacaaaaataaaaataattggatgatttttgtgatttttagacccaaaaaagtaaaataactGCCATAATATACTTTGTACTCACCTGTGAAGCCATATAAATAGCAGCAGCAGCTACAGAAATTGGAGATCTTCCCGGCACAATATCCATCTCAACAGCTCTTCTTGCAATATGTGTAGCTGCTCTTTGCACCATGTTGGGTAAACACAAATTAGAACAAAATCTGGACATAAAATCTCCAGTTGTTATGAGATCCACAGAAGTCTCCAATGCTTTGagtatcaatttaaaacaaCGACCAATTTCCCTTTTACTAATTTTACTAACAGCGCATATTTCTTTGAATGTTCTTGGAACCCCTTCTTGCCTACAGGCTATGTATAGACAAGCCGAAGCTATTGCATCATTTGATCGacctaaaaaagaaaaatcaatcttatatttgaaaaatatatttttgtaatgattCCTCTTAATTTTCAGTCTCCTccaattgaaatttcatttaaaaaacaaataaaatgatatttcaacctatttcacttatttttggaaaaaaaaactgaactaggtcaaaacatcaaattttaattaaaggcaacctaaaatcaagacaaattatcacgaaatgtatataaaaaggttaaagttatgaaaaaaaaaaatactttacctTTGAGATTTCTACCGTCGTGTACTTGTTTAAATAGATTATTTGCCCTATCTACAATAGTTCTTGGTAAATTAATACGATCAGCCATGGCgtttatttctttaaaagcGTTTATTAAAGCCCTATCAGAACTGTTCATTGTTCTACGATTCTGGTATCTAGACACTCCAAATGAATCAAAACTAGCATCTcctaaaatgttattaatttgaGCACAAACTCAAAATCATGTAAAACTTACCTCGACCGGGTCCGATAATAGTCGTCAAGTCTGATCCTCCCAAAAGAGGATTTTCTGGTCCACCAACACGAGAAGGATCTGTTCCATTTTTGTCGTTACTAAATGTTCGCCATTCTGATCCAACATCAATTActctaaaaatatgaaaattaagttatttaattcagtttttaaagTATATATACCTGTCTCCAACTACTAAACCACATTCTGAACATATTTGATCTCCTGCTCTATAATCCTCGATTAATGGAGCATCTGGATGAGAAACACAACAAACTTTATTTGCGTCATATCTAAAACGTTAAGCATTTGtagaaagaattttacaatcTCAAGCTAtttagtttttaacaaataaattgtgaatatttatatttaatgtaGGAAACACCTGTACGAAATTATTACCTAGACGTAGCGGCCATTTCGAAGAAATATTGACAATAAACAGTGTCAAATCGTAGaacaaaatactaaaaatagaagaagaaatgcATCTTTTGACACAGAACATACTACTATAAGAAGAATGCAAACTTGGTTGTTAATCAGTGAAAAAAAAGGTGGCGGATATTCGATGTGGTGGCCGCGATGGTAGGTGGCAAAACTGATCTATTTTCGCggttaatttgaatttataacaaAGAATATCAATTGTATTCTAGGTTATTCATTTCCGATTTTGCAGTTTCCTGAATTCACGATAAAAAACACCTTAGAACTAGGAcacgtttatttacaaaataatatttgcgtATACTTTTAACTAAACCAAGGAAAATTAGTAGCCATGATCACAATACcacttttaaaatataatctaacaaaatacaaatttttctaacaaattgaaaagtgtaatatgaaaaaaattctaacctacCTGCCtctaaaacaaatattcattaatataaaattacagtCCGCAGTTTACTGAGAAATATATATTCTCTATTCAAACCAATTTCAACAAGAAATCTGCCTGCCTAACCTGCCTTCGTACCGAAATCTGAAGGAAATTGATGACAAATGACatattgacagtaatgacacattttttattacactagcgtCACGATTGGAAGGTGGCAGAACTAAAATTGTGTTGCCGAGATTTACATACAAGTTGACTTTCTTTTTGGTATGTTCTGTGGCTTCTGACCTGGTCATTAACTGTTATTGAACAGACCAAAACacttataaaaaagaagaaatagtaTGTGTCATTTGTCATAAATCAGATCTTGAGTcggtattttagattttattttacaaattaagtTGTAAAATATCCTATAATTTccagtatatataaaaaaatcaaataattagtCATTGttataattctaaaattataaCCACaac
Proteins encoded in this window:
- the LOC130903530 gene encoding transcription initiation factor IIB — encoded protein: MAATSRYDANKVCCVSHPDAPLIEDYRAGDQICSECGLVVGDRVIDVGSEWRTFSNDKNGTDPSRVGGPENPLLGGSDLTTIIGPGRGDASFDSFGVSRYQNRRTMNSSDRALINAFKEINAMADRINLPRTIVDRANNLFKQVHDGRNLKGRSNDAIASACLYIACRQEGVPRTFKEICAVSKISKREIGRCFKLILKALETSVDLITTGDFMSRFCSNLCLPNMVQRAATHIARRAVEMDIVPGRSPISVAAAAIYMASQASEDKRSQKEIGDIAGVADVTIRQSYKLMYPHAAGLFPQDFKFATPIEHLPQM
- the LOC130903526 gene encoding general transcription factor 3C polypeptide 5, which encodes MSGKSDIQNDKSKSSEALDENLSGIDRKDIYKLDRKFVRIEYPGIVKNVSKAIETLGGIGNIEMVISDPRKKLELRFHPDNKYNKPCSADRDNTSGLLVKFKKKGEEYDYEILGYVYENFKFNKAVDFQFLPIVQDEESETAEYIYDKMFPKKLPNLDFLVSTESASQPSFLLPSTFSRYETTRQTLYLNAGEKFSLETNYRPSLLKIFEKKRKEKNPYKQLSHIVNIMDPNLEIPKEPKELVYKIVKEKCLEDDYLNVKKLFDERPIWTKPAIQHLTGINADSAKVLLPAHAYYWSTGPFRTTWTKFGHDPRTNYAYRIYQTLDFRIRESEGSQIIIRSRKKQNSRNKLGENHYILSKDYIPPGRQMFYQYCDIKLPEIQEMLQRLPKIPGNKKFDSKNGWLPVNFSDQCREIANRYMLERVHQELLAGSSSAQSNPEKDTQEEDDEENLLNYSGRMLNMMKGQVDMSQEVVVLSDEEDNEQIDDISPQLEDDEVPSDNSEMELDMEALEEINQLISNTE
- the LOC130903523 gene encoding probable ATP-dependent RNA helicase DDX23, which encodes MGSDKKRRSRSREKEKERDKRKRSRSRSKDRTERDRTRESDRYKRHRSRSKERDYVGSSGSINNKSDKEKHRGDKDKHEEKEKRHKDVKKDDTEEQEKVENKVDVKQEPVKKEPLSLEELLAKKKAEEAAKSKPVFLTKEQRMAEALKRRQEEADRLKKQRDEERKIIEALQASREAEMKRDDRDYRRTRDRDREEEKQKDKDKEKEQDAIRERYLGLIKKKRRVRRLNDRKFVFDWDAGEDTSVDYNSLYKERHQVQFFGRGNLAGIDIKAQKRDQSKFYGELLEKRRTEAEKAQEKVRLKKVKRREEKQLWDDRHWTDKEITEMTERDWRIFREDYNITIKGGKIPEPIRNWSESGIQKELLEIIEKIGYKDPTPIQRQAIPIGMQNRDIIGVAETGSGKTLAFLIPLLSWIQSLPKLERNEDADQGPYAIILAPTRELAQQIEEETVKFGQPLGIRTVVVVGGLSREEQGFRLRLGCEIVIATPGRLIDVLENRYLVLNQCTYIVLDEADRMIDLGFEPDVQKILEYMPVTNLKPDSEEAEDSRVLLANYNSKKKYRQTVMFTATMPPAVERLARTYLRRPAVVYIGSIGKPVERVEQIVHIMGENDKRKKLMEYLSRGIEPPIIIFVNQKKGADVLAKGLEKLNYNACTLHGGKGQEQREYALASLKSGSKDILVATDVAGRGIDIKDVSMVINYDMAKTIEDYTHRIGRTGRAGKTGIAVSFCTNEDSALFYDLKQMLLSSPVSTCPPELMNHPECQLKPNQPKRRRDEMIFA